In a single window of the Methanolobus psychrophilus R15 genome:
- a CDS encoding peptidylprolyl isomerase, FKBP-type, producing MAIEKGDFIKLKYTGKFSEGMVFDTTDEQLAKDNGIFNPRGVYGGDIIVVGSGQTIRGLDEDFVGKEPGYTGTLTVPPEKAFGRHNPALVETLSVTKLADQFKGKNPYPGMPVEVNGKRGVIAQIIGRRVRVDFNHALAGKEVEYDYTIEEKIEDPLTKVKGLIALYTGFNDIEAEITDNLIRIVTPIELSFNQRWLVTKVNIANELIDRLGIPNLEYVEKHPYVPPEMDAEDIVEVPAEESSEAEATESEE from the coding sequence TTGGCAATTGAGAAAGGCGATTTCATAAAACTTAAGTATACAGGAAAGTTCAGCGAAGGCATGGTTTTTGACACAACCGATGAGCAGCTTGCAAAGGATAATGGTATCTTTAACCCTCGCGGCGTTTACGGCGGGGACATTATCGTTGTCGGCTCAGGCCAGACCATCAGGGGACTTGATGAGGATTTCGTCGGTAAGGAACCCGGATACACCGGCACACTGACCGTACCCCCGGAGAAGGCTTTCGGCAGGCACAACCCGGCTCTTGTGGAAACCCTGTCTGTGACCAAGCTTGCGGATCAGTTCAAAGGCAAGAACCCATACCCCGGCATGCCCGTTGAAGTTAACGGCAAGCGCGGTGTCATTGCTCAGATCATCGGCCGCAGGGTCCGTGTAGACTTCAACCACGCCCTTGCCGGCAAGGAAGTCGAGTACGATTATACTATCGAAGAGAAAATCGAGGACCCCCTTACAAAGGTAAAAGGTCTTATCGCTCTCTACACCGGCTTTAACGACATCGAGGCCGAGATCACCGACAATCTTATCCGTATCGTCACCCCTATCGAGCTCAGCTTCAACCAAAGATGGCTCGTAACTAAGGTTAACATAGCCAACGAACTTATCGACAGGCTCGGCATCCCCAACCTCGAGTACGTAGAGAAACACCCCTACGTGCCTCCAGAGATGGACGCAGAGGACATAGTAGAAGTGCCTGCCGAGGAAAGCTCAGAAGCAGAAGCTACCGAGAGCGAGGAATAA
- a CDS encoding sugar fermentation stimulation protein — protein sequence MTGKTIPSHKNLIEVLRVRTDAEGMLIARPNRFLAIVEIENNGIKEHVQVHVHDPGRLTDILFPGNRVLLRKADSLKRKTGWDMIAGKVSDDWILINSSFHGEISRWVIENGIVDFLSTCDSILPEQKYGDSRLDYLLRKDGKDIWVEVKGCTLVQDRIASFPDSPTTRGRRHVEELIKAKAEGYDAAMLILIFRPEAECFTANERIDPTFSQVFHRAIESGVRVFPVLFTYEDGSIHFCAQIPVCNSLDDKLIDSKV from the coding sequence ATGACAGGTAAAACAATTCCCTCCCACAAAAACCTGATCGAAGTGCTTCGTGTTCGTACCGATGCCGAAGGCATGCTCATAGCAAGGCCGAACAGGTTCCTTGCCATTGTTGAGATAGAGAACAATGGAATCAAAGAGCATGTGCAGGTTCATGTACACGACCCTGGAAGGCTCACGGATATACTCTTTCCGGGGAACAGGGTCCTTTTAAGAAAAGCGGACAGCCTGAAGAGAAAGACCGGATGGGATATGATAGCAGGCAAGGTCTCGGATGACTGGATACTCATCAACTCCTCTTTTCACGGAGAGATATCCCGGTGGGTTATCGAGAACGGGATTGTGGACTTTCTAAGCACTTGTGACAGCATCCTCCCTGAACAGAAATACGGTGACAGCAGGCTTGATTATCTTCTCCGGAAGGACGGGAAGGACATATGGGTGGAGGTCAAGGGCTGCACACTGGTACAAGACCGAATAGCTTCTTTCCCGGATTCACCTACTACGCGCGGGAGGCGCCACGTTGAAGAACTAATAAAAGCAAAGGCCGAAGGCTATGACGCAGCAATGCTCATTCTTATTTTCAGACCTGAGGCTGAGTGTTTCACAGCTAATGAAAGGATCGATCCGACATTTTCACAGGTGTTCCACAGGGCCATTGAATCTGGTGTCAGGGTATTTCCTGTTTTATTTACCTATGAGGACGGGAGTATTCATTTCTGTGCACAAATCCCAGTTTGTAATTCACTCGATGATAAACTTATAGACAGTAAAGTATAA
- a CDS encoding geranylgeranyl reductase, translating into MMPDDSYDIIVVGAGPAGSTAAMYAAKRGISVLLVDKKKDIGTPLQCGGFLPHYETLHELVPNAELPSTLEEIPSGCIHATTSYQRFIAPDGYSKGFHVNADAIDRRRFDKHLARQAAKAGAHLLVGTNVTEVRGTELMMDGAFGEFIVKGKVIIGADGPNSIVAKANNMLRGADPMGTGTAFEYEISGADADREAVEMYFGKEYVPGGYAWIISQGDDTANIGVGIREAMFGQGMCARDYLDKFMHEHPLASRKLEGASILSVVAGLVPVGGAPKITATNDTVIAGDAAGHLIATNGGGISTAMVGGKLAGETAADHLEGRCSLIEYDRRWREQMGMEIKTAVYARRLMDKLMLSDKLMSAAIRVISPEHMKAIQCGQLPDPVKKSLLKLNIGLD; encoded by the coding sequence ATGATGCCTGATGATTCGTATGACATAATAGTTGTTGGCGCCGGTCCTGCAGGTTCCACGGCAGCCATGTACGCAGCCAAAAGAGGCATTTCTGTTCTCCTTGTAGACAAGAAGAAAGACATCGGTACACCCCTCCAATGCGGAGGCTTCCTGCCCCACTACGAGACCCTGCATGAACTGGTTCCCAATGCCGAACTGCCCTCCACTCTCGAGGAAATACCCTCCGGCTGCATCCATGCTACCACCTCCTACCAGCGTTTCATAGCTCCTGACGGTTACTCAAAGGGATTCCACGTTAATGCAGACGCAATCGACAGAAGACGCTTTGACAAGCACCTCGCAAGACAGGCCGCAAAAGCCGGTGCGCATCTGCTTGTCGGGACCAACGTCACGGAAGTAAGAGGCACAGAACTTATGATGGACGGAGCCTTCGGGGAATTCATAGTCAAAGGCAAGGTCATCATCGGAGCCGACGGGCCGAACTCCATCGTTGCTAAAGCCAATAACATGCTAAGGGGCGCCGACCCTATGGGCACTGGAACAGCATTCGAATATGAGATCAGCGGCGCAGATGCAGACAGGGAAGCCGTAGAAATGTACTTCGGGAAGGAATATGTGCCCGGAGGTTATGCATGGATAATTTCCCAGGGGGATGACACGGCCAATATAGGCGTCGGCATTCGCGAAGCAATGTTTGGCCAGGGAATGTGCGCAAGGGACTACCTCGACAAGTTCATGCATGAGCACCCCCTTGCAAGCAGAAAGCTTGAAGGCGCGTCCATATTATCCGTTGTTGCCGGCCTTGTACCAGTTGGCGGTGCGCCGAAGATAACAGCCACTAACGACACAGTCATAGCAGGAGACGCCGCAGGACACCTCATCGCAACCAACGGGGGCGGCATTTCCACAGCAATGGTTGGCGGCAAGCTCGCAGGTGAAACGGCCGCTGATCACCTGGAAGGCAGGTGCAGCCTCATAGAATACGACAGGCGCTGGAGGGAGCAGATGGGAATGGAAATAAAGACTGCAGTCTATGCACGCAGGCTCATGGATAAGCTCATGCTCTCGGATAAGCTCATGAGCGCCGCTATCAGGGTAATTTCACCAGAACATATGAAAGCTATCCAGTGCGGACAACTTCCCGACCCTGTAAAGAAAAGCCTGTTAAAACTTAATATAGGTCTTGACTGA
- a CDS encoding transposase, IS4, whose translation MAKKSIEYKGVLFEDSIENYLNRESDSICQFLHFLCIEDISKHVERTLYANKSWHFKYNISSMIKLFIVMCFRKLSYEKTVSSLTEEEAILLSFYDEKGFIKLPSQKTLHHFVKYRLGEDGINEIMMLVGERILKLAQIKEAKIDSTPLEASRYDKYADYNSHYKCKMDKAHITMVGTYPVFMTHTNGKAGDSPELIKHIEALKKMNADLDYYSADTGYKAFTNHADIWYHLHARPVIAYPKNAVISNEGEIDRIDHWVNKMWKIGGDVHASIEAKLKLLYENKRAEQVGMYLRNQNMKDGSFNSLYKKRGECEPKHGHIKDVVKFDIRRVRAESRKLYSLLSFVSYQLLVLTEVQNGLTKRNSFGRFY comes from the coding sequence ATGGCTAAAAAGTCTATAGAGTATAAAGGAGTCCTCTTTGAGGACTCTATCGAGAATTATCTGAACAGAGAAAGCGACTCAATTTGCCAATTCCTGCACTTTCTCTGCATAGAAGATATTTCAAAGCACGTAGAGCGTACTTTGTATGCCAACAAAAGTTGGCATTTTAAGTATAATATCTCATCGATGATAAAACTCTTCATTGTAATGTGTTTCAGGAAATTATCTTATGAAAAGACTGTTTCTTCTTTAACAGAAGAAGAGGCTATATTGCTCTCTTTTTACGATGAAAAAGGTTTTATAAAGCTCCCTTCGCAAAAGACCTTACATCACTTTGTAAAATATCGATTGGGTGAAGATGGAATAAACGAAATAATGATGTTAGTTGGTGAAAGGATCCTTAAACTTGCTCAAATAAAAGAAGCTAAGATCGATTCAACTCCGCTTGAAGCATCAAGATACGATAAATATGCTGATTACAATTCACATTACAAATGCAAGATGGACAAAGCCCATATCACGATGGTAGGGACTTACCCTGTTTTCATGACACATACAAATGGCAAGGCAGGAGATTCCCCTGAACTTATCAAACACATTGAAGCATTGAAAAAAATGAATGCTGATCTTGATTATTATTCAGCTGACACTGGTTACAAAGCATTTACGAATCATGCAGATATCTGGTATCATCTGCATGCAAGGCCAGTTATTGCCTATCCTAAAAATGCTGTGATCAGCAACGAGGGTGAAATTGACCGAATTGATCACTGGGTGAACAAAATGTGGAAAATAGGCGGGGATGTACATGCAAGTATTGAAGCTAAACTAAAACTCCTATATGAAAATAAGAGGGCTGAACAGGTTGGAATGTACTTACGGAATCAAAATATGAAAGACGGATCATTCAATAGCCTGTACAAGAAAAGAGGAGAATGTGAACCAAAACATGGACACATTAAGGATGTGGTCAAGTTCGATATAAGAAGAGTTAGAGCAGAGAGTAGGAAACTCTACTCTCTACTGAGTTTTGTATCGTATCAGTTGCTTGTACTTACAGAAGTACAAAATGGGCTTACGAAGAGAAATTCATTTGGAAGGTTTTATTGA
- a CDS encoding ISA1083-3 transposase — protein MAGKEQILIDRKVILDEINDLITHENNSRVLKRLYFVKFRYLGDSVEEAATKVGVTKKTGYCWQESWNKGGYAALMPNFGGGRKSKLTDEQKKELRALLENKDYWTTREVWKLIKEKYGVEYSEKQVGVILHSFNMYHSKPYPLDYRRPKNAEEILKKTNRSNSKKYWSR, from the coding sequence ATGGCGGGGAAAGAACAAATTCTGATTGACCGAAAGGTAATTCTCGACGAGATTAACGATTTGATCACACACGAGAACAATTCAAGAGTGTTGAAAAGGCTCTATTTTGTTAAATTTAGATATTTAGGGGATTCTGTAGAAGAAGCTGCTACTAAAGTAGGAGTGACTAAGAAAACAGGATATTGCTGGCAAGAAAGTTGGAATAAAGGCGGCTATGCCGCCTTAATGCCAAATTTTGGCGGAGGTAGGAAATCCAAACTTACTGATGAACAAAAAAAGGAATTAAGAGCTTTGTTGGAAAATAAGGATTACTGGACTACAAGAGAAGTCTGGAAGTTAATAAAGGAAAAATATGGCGTAGAATATTCAGAGAAACAAGTAGGAGTTATACTTCACAGTTTTAACATGTATCACTCAAAGCCATATCCCCTTGACTACAGAAGACCTAAAAACGCTGAAGAGATCTTAAAAAAAACTAACCGAAGCAATTCCAAAAAATATTGGTCAAGATGA
- a CDS encoding metallo cofactor biosynthesis protein: MSENNKLNNSKREKRFTGGTIGYEAHGNLYLNITNRCTAKCSFCLRDMCDGVYGYSLWLSAEPTYDEIIDELEHTDLTKYKEIVFTGFGEPTCRLDTLLEVTRWLCEKGKRVRLDTNGHAKLMYPGRDVVAELKEAGMESISISLNAESAKKYNQLCSPEFSNAYASLLEFTKESVKAGMRIQMTVVGMPGIDIEECEKIATGLGATFRVR; this comes from the coding sequence ATGTCGGAGAATAACAAGTTGAATAACAGTAAAAGAGAGAAACGGTTCACCGGAGGGACCATTGGTTATGAAGCTCACGGGAATCTCTATTTAAATATAACCAACAGATGTACTGCAAAGTGCAGCTTCTGTCTCCGGGATATGTGCGACGGAGTCTACGGTTATAGTCTTTGGCTGTCAGCAGAGCCTACTTACGATGAAATCATAGATGAGCTTGAGCATACAGACCTTACAAAATATAAGGAGATAGTTTTCACTGGCTTTGGAGAGCCGACATGCAGGCTTGACACACTTCTTGAGGTAACCAGATGGCTTTGTGAAAAAGGCAAACGTGTGCGCCTGGACACCAACGGTCATGCTAAACTCATGTATCCTGGCAGGGATGTCGTCGCAGAGCTTAAAGAAGCAGGCATGGAATCCATCTCTATCAGCCTCAATGCCGAATCCGCAAAGAAATATAACCAGCTTTGCAGCCCTGAATTCAGTAATGCATACGCCTCTCTGCTGGAATTTACAAAAGAATCTGTAAAAGCAGGCATGAGGATCCAGATGACAGTTGTGGGTATGCCTGGGATCGATATAGAGGAATGTGAAAAGATAGCAACAGGTCTTGGAGCTACTTTTCGTGTAAGATAA
- a CDS encoding AIG2 family protein gives MYIFVYGSLKKGFSKHDLIGGSQFICKTRTRENFAMVDLHHFPGVIKGQSVSPIYGEVYDIGDSLLDILDQYEGDWYCREQVKLEAGFTAWMYFLRDIPDSGKKYGIVIEGLWNEKSGE, from the coding sequence ATGTATATATTTGTATATGGTTCACTGAAAAAAGGGTTCTCAAAACATGATCTTATAGGAGGCTCGCAGTTCATCTGCAAGACCCGCACCAGGGAAAACTTTGCCATGGTTGACCTGCATCACTTTCCCGGTGTCATCAAAGGGCAGAGTGTATCCCCGATATATGGGGAAGTATATGATATCGGCGACAGTTTGCTTGATATACTGGATCAATACGAAGGGGACTGGTACTGCAGGGAACAAGTGAAACTTGAAGCAGGGTTCACAGCCTGGATGTATTTCCTCAGAGATATCCCTGATAGTGGAAAGAAGTACGGGATAGTTATTGAAGGCCTCTGGAATGAGAAGTCTGGAGAATGA
- a CDS encoding multi-sensor hybrid histidine kinase, translated as MIFYKIEYIGISMIPFFFLFFAMNYTGKKHWMSAYLTAVFLIIPLTTILLVFTTEFHDIFHKGFYVTNKGLFPVLTYEPGIWYWVQQSYSILCIILGLSLLFSMLLGTAPAFRKQVIIVMVGSMIPFMTLLLFLAGMSPWGVDPGPFAMTLSSLVVFVGLTRYKLFNLAPLARSLLFENIPDSVIVLDKERRIVDINHSATEYMQMNANDIGKHVSELADPWCELLSKGAYATEKSIIEIQSKIEGCVFWLHVTFLPLHDKHGNTRGQMVILNNITERKNTEDELLEKNRLLKETTEHANSMAAHAEMANSAKSQFLTMMSHEMRTPLNGVIGFSDLLMQTDLTESQMQYMQAVYSSAISLLDLINDVLDLSKIEAGKLELDPEKTDLIELCEQIADIVKYRAHEKGLELLLNIPADLPRYIVADRLRLKQVLVNLLGNAVKFTEEGEVELKVEASPVPDTNNMEFTFSVRDTGIGIAKEKQSRIFSSFSQADGSITRKYGGTGLGLTISNMLLEKMGSRIDLGSECGEGSIFHFTAMFPTEKDDTIVNYDLSHIHKVLVVDDNASSRSILQNMLVSRGIMADVAVDGAEALGMVGKHTDYDLVVVDHNMPSMDGLEFVRIMHEMPGFTTSGQAFIILHNSSDSSSICEGYKELGIRSIFVKPVKVSQLFETIAHANSPKGDLAYAGDSAKQGEPYVLHRRYTIMVAEDNEVNMTLASAILSICLPDAEIIKAVDGNEAVRAFKDTKPDLVFMDIQMPGRSGYEAASAIREIEVETCRNGSHIPIIALTAGTVKGERERCLDSGMDDYITKPVIAETIRGVLQRWLPEFECTSRSADIGSSSAERFNREQLLANIDGNLELFNTLTLIAMTTFAQSLEDITTAHSQKDMQDVKKRAHKMKGSALNMGCTILAEMAARLEEAVELDEGSVWILLQEMREEIALIEQDMESKA; from the coding sequence TTGATATTTTACAAGATCGAATATATTGGTATTTCTATGATACCTTTCTTTTTTCTGTTCTTTGCCATGAATTACACAGGTAAGAAGCATTGGATGTCAGCATATTTGACAGCTGTTTTCCTTATTATTCCCTTGACAACAATTCTTCTGGTTTTCACAACTGAGTTTCATGATATATTCCATAAAGGTTTTTATGTGACGAACAAAGGTCTTTTTCCGGTACTTACCTATGAGCCTGGAATCTGGTACTGGGTACAGCAGTCCTATAGCATCCTTTGCATTATTCTTGGACTCAGTCTGCTTTTCAGCATGCTACTGGGAACTGCACCAGCCTTCCGCAAACAGGTCATCATCGTAATGGTGGGGTCCATGATCCCATTTATGACTTTGCTGCTTTTCCTGGCAGGAATGAGTCCTTGGGGTGTCGATCCTGGCCCTTTCGCCATGACATTGAGCAGTCTTGTCGTTTTTGTAGGATTGACACGCTACAAGTTGTTCAATCTGGCTCCTCTGGCCCGCAGCTTGCTCTTTGAGAACATCCCTGACAGTGTCATCGTTCTGGATAAAGAACGAAGAATAGTGGACATTAATCACTCGGCCACGGAATATATGCAAATGAATGCCAATGACATAGGGAAACATGTCTCGGAACTAGCGGATCCGTGGTGTGAACTTCTGAGTAAAGGAGCTTATGCAACCGAAAAAAGCATCATTGAGATCCAAAGTAAAATTGAAGGCTGTGTCTTTTGGCTCCATGTGACATTTTTGCCACTCCACGATAAGCATGGGAATACAAGAGGCCAAATGGTCATTCTTAACAATATCACTGAGAGGAAGAATACGGAGGATGAGCTGCTTGAAAAGAACCGCCTCCTCAAAGAGACTACGGAGCATGCCAATTCTATGGCTGCTCATGCGGAGATGGCCAACAGTGCCAAGAGCCAGTTCCTTACTATGATGAGCCATGAGATGCGCACGCCTCTTAACGGGGTGATCGGATTCTCGGACCTGCTTATGCAGACAGACCTTACAGAATCGCAAATGCAATATATGCAGGCCGTCTACTCATCAGCGATCTCACTGCTTGACCTGATAAACGATGTGCTGGACCTGTCCAAGATAGAGGCCGGCAAACTGGAGCTCGATCCTGAGAAGACCGATCTGATCGAACTATGTGAGCAGATAGCGGATATCGTGAAATACAGGGCGCATGAGAAAGGGCTCGAACTGCTGCTGAACATACCTGCAGATTTGCCTCGCTATATTGTTGCCGATAGGTTACGACTGAAACAGGTGCTTGTGAACCTTTTGGGGAATGCTGTGAAATTTACTGAAGAAGGAGAGGTCGAGCTGAAGGTTGAAGCCTCTCCGGTCCCGGACACTAACAATATGGAGTTCACATTTTCGGTGAGGGATACGGGGATAGGTATTGCAAAGGAGAAACAGTCCCGGATATTCAGTTCATTCTCACAGGCGGACGGTTCCATTACCCGAAAATATGGTGGGACCGGGCTTGGGCTGACCATCTCCAATATGCTGCTTGAGAAAATGGGTTCCCGGATTGATCTTGGAAGTGAATGTGGGGAAGGGAGCATTTTCCATTTCACTGCTATGTTCCCGACAGAAAAGGATGATACAATTGTAAACTACGACCTTTCACATATCCATAAGGTTCTGGTCGTGGATGATAATGCTTCCAGCCGCTCTATCTTGCAGAATATGCTGGTTTCCAGAGGCATCATGGCTGACGTTGCAGTTGATGGCGCAGAAGCGTTGGGTATGGTCGGCAAACATACCGATTATGATCTTGTTGTCGTTGATCACAATATGCCTTCTATGGATGGTCTCGAATTTGTACGCATCATGCATGAGATGCCCGGTTTCACTACCAGCGGGCAAGCCTTCATTATTCTGCATAACTCCTCGGACAGTTCATCTATCTGTGAAGGTTACAAAGAGCTGGGTATCCGTTCCATCTTTGTCAAGCCTGTCAAAGTGTCGCAACTTTTCGAAACAATTGCACATGCAAATTCTCCGAAAGGTGACCTTGCCTACGCGGGGGATTCTGCCAAACAGGGCGAGCCGTATGTACTTCATCGCAGGTACACAATTATGGTCGCTGAGGATAACGAGGTAAATATGACACTTGCATCTGCTATTCTGTCGATATGTTTGCCGGATGCAGAGATAATTAAAGCCGTGGACGGCAACGAAGCGGTCCGGGCATTTAAGGATACTAAGCCAGATCTCGTATTTATGGATATCCAGATGCCCGGAAGAAGCGGGTATGAGGCGGCCAGTGCAATCCGGGAAATCGAAGTTGAAACTTGCAGAAATGGCAGTCACATACCTATCATTGCCCTGACTGCAGGCACGGTGAAAGGTGAAAGGGAGCGTTGCCTTGATTCAGGCATGGATGACTATATCACCAAGCCTGTTATAGCTGAAACCATCCGGGGTGTTCTACAAAGATGGTTGCCTGAATTTGAATGCACTTCCAGGTCCGCTGACATCGGGAGCAGCAGTGCTGAACGTTTTAACAGGGAACAGTTGCTGGCTAACATTGATGGTAATCTGGAATTGTTCAATACGCTGACTTTAATAGCAATGACCACTTTTGCCCAAAGCCTTGAAGATATAACGACGGCACATTCGCAGAAAGACATGCAGGATGTAAAGAAGCGCGCCCATAAGATGAAGGGCAGTGCTCTTAATATGGGCTGCACTATCCTGGCCGAAATGGCAGCAAGATTGGAAGAAGCAGTGGAACTCGATGAAGGAAGTGTTTGGATATTACTGCAGGAAATGAGGGAGGAGATTGCACTGATAGAACAGGATATGGAAAGTAAAGCTTAA
- a CDS encoding transposase produces the protein MIIKNTDYVKANAFAFYSINGNSIIDFMKSSKTEDVCEFLEKIVEQNPGKRIILVLDNARSHHAKKTISKARDLKITLVFLPPYSPDLNPVEFVWKTIKREVSVKFVRSKEHLRDN, from the coding sequence TTGATAATAAAAAATACGGATTACGTTAAAGCAAATGCATTTGCGTTTTATTCGATCAACGGGAACAGTATCATTGATTTTATGAAAAGCTCAAAAACAGAAGATGTGTGTGAATTCCTGGAAAAAATTGTAGAGCAAAACCCAGGGAAAAGAATAATTCTTGTTCTCGATAATGCAAGATCGCATCATGCAAAGAAAACGATAAGTAAAGCGAGAGATTTAAAAATAACACTTGTGTTCCTACCACCTTATTCACCTGATCTAAATCCAGTAGAATTTGTCTGGAAAACAATCAAAAGAGAAGTGTCAGTCAAATTTGTCAGATCAAAAGAACATTTGAGGGATAATTAG
- a CDS encoding iron-sulfur flavoprotein, which translates to MIAMKVVGFVGSPRKNGNTDVLVQQVLDGAMEAGAEVEKVYINDMNLRGCQGCNYCRTVDGCKIKDDMTKAYDALKNADGFVFGSPIYFFQFTGQMRLFIDRCFALLNPDFSSRIIPGKKAVIVGAHGAPEAGVFNGVYDEFSRTLGMLGMDVKGTFIDAGHHAPGGVKEDENLMEAAKESGARFFE; encoded by the coding sequence ATGATCGCAATGAAAGTAGTTGGTTTTGTTGGAAGTCCCAGAAAGAACGGGAATACAGATGTGTTGGTACAGCAGGTGCTTGACGGAGCTATGGAGGCAGGTGCCGAAGTAGAAAAAGTGTACATTAATGATATGAATCTCAGGGGATGTCAGGGGTGCAATTATTGCAGGACCGTCGATGGCTGCAAGATAAAAGATGACATGACAAAGGCATATGATGCCCTGAAGAATGCAGACGGATTTGTATTTGGCTCCCCGATATACTTCTTCCAGTTTACAGGACAGATGAGACTTTTCATTGATCGGTGTTTCGCGCTTTTGAACCCTGACTTTTCATCACGTATCATTCCCGGGAAGAAAGCAGTAATAGTCGGAGCTCATGGTGCTCCCGAAGCTGGCGTTTTCAACGGGGTCTATGATGAATTCTCAAGAACACTGGGCATGCTAGGTATGGATGTCAAAGGTACGTTCATAGATGCAGGTCATCATGCGCCAGGCGGAGTAAAAGAGGACGAAAACCTCATGGAAGCCGCAAAAGAATCCGGAGCCCGCTTTTTTGAATAA
- a CDS encoding GTP-binding protein, whose product MAKSEDLTEGVNFEIIFVGRSNVGKSSLIREVTGQRVKVGKRPGVTLKPTQIRFSDLLLTDMPGFGFMSGIKERKQDIVKDQIVRYIENGAGRIRMAVMVVDGPVFVEVVDRWESRNEVPIDIEMYDFLKELDIDTVVAVNKMDKVKEEEQNNVLDDIVNKLGMLPPWRQWIDVIAPISAKQGNIKPLNSIIRQRLHAEKRDDLYKYF is encoded by the coding sequence ATGGCTAAGAGTGAAGATCTTACTGAAGGAGTTAATTTTGAGATCATATTTGTCGGCAGGTCCAATGTAGGTAAATCCTCTCTCATCAGGGAGGTCACGGGGCAGAGAGTAAAAGTGGGCAAACGCCCCGGCGTTACGCTGAAGCCTACACAGATACGTTTTTCAGATCTTCTCCTGACAGATATGCCTGGTTTCGGGTTCATGAGCGGCATTAAAGAGCGCAAGCAGGACATTGTTAAGGACCAGATAGTGCGCTACATCGAAAATGGAGCCGGGCGCATCCGGATGGCGGTAATGGTCGTGGATGGCCCAGTTTTTGTGGAGGTTGTGGATCGCTGGGAGTCAAGGAACGAGGTTCCGATAGATATTGAGATGTATGACTTCCTGAAGGAGCTTGATATCGACACTGTTGTAGCTGTCAATAAGATGGACAAGGTGAAGGAAGAAGAGCAGAACAATGTTCTTGATGATATAGTGAACAAGCTTGGAATGCTGCCTCCATGGAGGCAATGGATAGATGTTATTGCACCTATAAGCGCAAAACAGGGTAATATAAAACCCCTCAATTCAATTATCAGGCAGCGCCTGCATGCAGAGAAAAGGGATGATCTGTATAAATACTTCTGA